The proteins below are encoded in one region of Schistosoma mansoni, WGS project CABG00000000 data, chromosome 1 unplaced supercontig 0034, strain Puerto Rico, whole genome shotgun sequence:
- a CDS encoding tetraspanin, putative codes for MCTVVLRLTLLLINALVGLSALIVSSFGAILTWGKETITRELDDVISPMIKKMYDEEVAQDFTDVASAILQLTSPFGLILFILGLVALAICLFGFCGASCKSILCLRVYIGLLLVLIVIEITAMSFYYTNRETVFKLARNITYKSLQNYRSIGSNNTDSILYSVIMPTLNCCGLLNGSDFDNSPNFQRQVLFNQQNFASIGYRNNSDTNHWISLKE; via the exons ATGTGTACTGTCGTATTGAGATTAACATTACTACTCATAAATGCTTTAGTTGGA CTATCAGCGTTAATAGTTTCATCGTTTGGTGCAATTTTAACATGGGGCAAAGAAACTATAACAAGAGAATTAGATGATGTAATTAGTCCAATGATTAAGAAAATGTATGATGAAGAAGTAGCACAAGATTTCACAGATGTAGCATCTGCTATCTTACAATTAACaa gtCCATTcggtttaattttatttatactgGGGTTAGTAGCCTTGGCTATTTGTTTATTTGGTTTCTGTGGAGCAAGTTGTAAGAGTATTCTTTGCCTCAGAGTG taCATTGGATTACTTTTAGTATTGATCGTTATTGAGATTACTGCAATGAGTTTTTACTATACCAATCGAGAAACA GTATTCAAGTTAGCTAGAAATATTACTTATAAGTCATTGCAAAATTATCGTTCCATTGGTTCTAATAATACGGATAGTATACTATATTCAGTTATTATGCCAACT CTAAATTGTTGTGGATTATTGAATGGATCTGATTTTGATAATTCACCTAATTTTCAAAGACAAGTACTTTTTAATCAACAAAATTTCG
- a CDS encoding tetraspanin, putative, with protein sequence MCTVVLRLTLLLINALVGLSALIVSSFGAILTWGKETITRELDDVISPMIKKMYDEEVAQDFTDVASAILQLTSPFGLILFILGLVALAICLFGFCGASCKSILCLRVYIGLLLVLIVIEITAMSFYYTNRETVFKLARNITYKSLQNYRSIGSNNTDSILYSVIMPTLNCCGLLNGSDFDNSPNFQRQVLFNQQNFDLKYPIPCCKMDAKFVVLDPTCPGEFNSKNSNIHEGCWTKLRKIISFYGGLIVICGLIVILFQLLLVIGTTVILTTGYP encoded by the exons ATGTGTACTGTCGTATTGAGATTAACATTACTACTCATAAATGCTTTAGTTGGA CTATCAGCGTTAATAGTTTCATCGTTTGGTGCAATTTTAACATGGGGCAAAGAAACTATAACAAGAGAATTAGATGATGTAATTAGTCCAATGATTAAGAAAATGTATGATGAAGAAGTAGCACAAGATTTCACAGATGTAGCATCTGCTATCTTACAATTAACaa gtCCATTcggtttaattttatttatactgGGGTTAGTAGCCTTGGCTATTTGTTTATTTGGTTTCTGTGGAGCAAGTTGTAAGAGTATTCTTTGCCTCAGAGTG taCATTGGATTACTTTTAGTATTGATCGTTATTGAGATTACTGCAATGAGTTTTTACTATACCAATCGAGAAACA GTATTCAAGTTAGCTAGAAATATTACTTATAAGTCATTGCAAAATTATCGTTCCATTGGTTCTAATAATACGGATAGTATACTATATTCAGTTATTATGCCAACT CTAAATTGTTGTGGATTATTGAATGGATCTGATTTTGATAATTCACCTAATTTTCAAAGACAAGTACTTTTTAATCAACAAAATTTCG ATTTGAAATATCCTATCCCCTGTTGTAAAATGGATGCCAAATTTGTTGTTCTCGATCCAACATGTCCAGGAGAATTTAATAGTAAGAATTCAAATATTCATGAAGGTTGTTGGACAAAACTACGAAAGATAATTAGTTTCTATGGTGGATTAATTGTGATTTGTGGATTGATTGTCATTTTATTCCAA